A stretch of the Rosa rugosa chromosome 5, drRosRugo1.1, whole genome shotgun sequence genome encodes the following:
- the LOC133710426 gene encoding uncharacterized protein LOC133710426, with amino-acid sequence MDHMAAMEEQLVSERVRQKLQDVNAAAQKYLSPVQDHVNFTLQQAYFKCAYECFDRRRSEQEIGNCVENCSVPVVGAQQRVENEMAKFQERLSRALMVCQDKFDAAKLQQVKTSALNDLESCVQQTTEDGIKTLPLLAERLKSSFSINN; translated from the exons ATGGATCACATGGCAGCGATGGAAGAGCAATTGGTATCAGAGAGGGTTAGACAAAAGCTACAAGACGTGAATGCGGCTGCCCAAAAGTATCTCTCTCCGGTCCAAGACCATGTCAATTTCACCCTACAG CAAGCATACTTTAAATGTGCATACGAGTGTTTTGATAGGAGGAGAAGCGAACAAGAGATTGGCAATTGCGTTGAAAATTGTAGCGTGCCTGTTGTTGGTGCTCAACAGAGAGTTGAGAATGAGATGGCCAAGTTTCAA GAAAGGTTGAGTAGGGCACTGATGGTCTGTCAAGACAAGTTTGATGCAGCTAAGCTTCAACAGGTCAAAACTAGTGCACTCAATGATTTGGAGTCATGTGTTCAACAAACGACCGAAGATGGAATAAAGACACTTCCACTTCTTGCTGAAAGATTGAAGTCTTCCTTTTCGATCAACAATTAA